The Labeo rohita strain BAU-BD-2019 chromosome 22, IGBB_LRoh.1.0, whole genome shotgun sequence genomic sequence ATTTTGATGAAACTTAGCATATCATATTGTtagcatagcaacatgctaacatgttaacaCTTGATTAATTTACCCAAAATTTACATGTAGTTTATATTTTGAGGAAATTAGCATATCACATTGTTAATGTAGCAACATGGTAACATGCTAACACTTGACTATTTTACCCAGTATTTGtgtattgtgttgttttatgcTAATTAGTATGTCACATTTTTATCTTAGTAAAATGTTGGGATTTAGAAAGTAAGTggtttttaatcattataaatatcattattttgacctctctctgtttttttcgTCTAGATGACGAAAATCCAGTTTATCAACCGACAACCAGTCTACGAGAAGGTTATCATACCCGTGGAGGACCATGTAACTTGTAGCTGTCAATCACGTGTTCCTGCACACTCCCCACGGCTCCAGACCACACCCCTTCCTCCACCCAAACTCCACCCTAAAGTAACATTACCAAAGACGCAATCGAAAGAGGAGCTACACCGCAATGATGAACTGAAACATAATCAAAGGCTCCATTTGGAGGACAAAGAGAGTCAAGAACTACAATGGCAGTCCAAAtacacagtcacacacacacagggctACCGACAAAGCCCGTTCCAACATACGCTCACACACACGCCGGTTTATACAAGCAGAGGAGATATTCCCACCAGACAAACCACATTAGGAAATCCACACATGATGAGTGACACAACACAAACAGAAGAGGTCGAGCCCATGAAATCCGAACACAGTGGTGACGGCATAACGAAAAAGACGCAACAGCAAGAGGATCAACAGACGAAACCATACCAAACGACGCCACAGCAACCAAAAAACAATCCTTCACACACTTCCGTCCAATCAGAGCACAGCATGCCGCACAACAGCCAATTAGACGGGCTTAGTCGCACTTACAGCCACGTTGAGGTCATTGGCCAATCCAGCGGCTTATCAGAAGTGCTAAATCATCactctgaccaatcagaagttAGAAAacatcaccaccaccaccatcaaTCAGAAGCAAGTAACCAAAATAAGCATGAAAAGGAACAGCAGCAGGAGGAAACGCAACGTTTTCTTCGTCACCAACACCACCGACACCATCAGCCTCACCAACATACAACGCAAGCAGTTAGCCAACAACAGACTAGCACACAAAGAACAGGTCAGTATCTAGAATGTCTCTTGagtcattgtgtgtgtgtgtgtgtgtatgcattgTATTGTAATTAGTAGCTTATGCTTCCTGTTATTCTTTCCATTTCTTTAACGTCAGAGGTAGCTTATAAAGTCAAGGGTCATGTAACACTAATATTGCCTTGAGATTAATTTTTTCAGCGTTCATCCAACCATCATTCTAACTACATGCTTTATGTCTTCTGTTTTCTTCATTATCCAATAGTGACGAAATCCCCTCCCACCACGCCCTCAGCCCCACAGACTCCGCCCCCTCTTCAGCCCCCGCGAAAGCGCCGGCGAAAACACCGGAGGAGGATGAGCAAGGCTTCCATGAGAGCAAtgataatgtaattatattattatagtatgaTAATCGAAAGTGTATGACACAACAAAAAGACACAAAAGCCTCAATAAACGAATCAAATTCTTGATAAGAAGATCTTAAAGGgacggttcacccaaaaaataaaaagttgttttaaatctttataaatTTCTTTTAGCTGTTgagcataaaagaagatattttaaagaatgttgttAAGCAAACACTTCCacagaatggaaaaaaaatactatagaagtcaatggctaccatcaactgtttggttaccagcacCAAAACAGGAAATGACATCAGGTTGTAAAATATCGTTTGGAATGACTGTGAAATTACCTTGAAATCTTGTTAccattttttaaccatttttgaaaaaataataataataataataataataatatgtgtataatgtatgtgaaatatatactttttacattATACCACAtgacacttaaagggatagttcacccaaaaatgaaaattctgtcatgaattactcaccctcatgtcatgcaaaactgtaagaccttcatatttagaacacaaattaagatatatttgatgaaatcagagagttTTTTtgaccatgcatagacagcaatgcaactgacacgttcaagacccagaaaggcagtatgaacattattaaaatagtccatgtgacatcagtgcttcaaccataatttaatgcatcgtggtactctcgtgaatgaataaagtcattatttttggttttttttgtgcacaaaaagtattctcaaagcttcataacattatggttgaaccactgatgtcacatggactattttaatgatgtccttactacatttctgggccttgaatgtgtcagttgcgctgctgtctatacaggaacagaaagctctcagatttcatctatttgtgttacgaagatgagcaaaggtcttacaggtttggaatgacgtgagggtgagtaattaatgacagaatttttgggtgacctatccctttaaagtcatTCAGTCTTACATGTCATTGACCCGTATACTATTAAACAGAGTGTCAAAACCGAGTCATTTCTGCATAACTAGTGGCATCAAACAGAACTGCAGAAGTGTTTTCCAACACCCCGTCCACCGTTGTTGGGTTAACAATGCTAGCGAATGCTAAGGTTAATGGTGTCCTCCATACATATAGACATCACTGGTTGTTCCCCTTGTGAACAGACTGCAGTTCGGTTTGATACCATTAGTGGCGCGGAAATGACGCACTGCGGCTTTGACAAAGCAATTGAATTTTCAAGTGAAATCTAATCAAAGATCTAACCAGATTTGGACCTCCATCTTCTAACAGGGTAATGTCCTGAAGAAGACCAAGACTCTGAACTGCTGCCAAAGTCCCAGGAGCAACCACAAAGCTGGGAGTCAGGgtggagacacacacacaggataTAGCAGAGACACACTGGAAATCTTTTTATAATAACTGGAAATGTCTTTGATCTTTGCCAAATAAGCTCCCAtgaactacatttcccatcagccattgcagtCGCCAGAGGCCACCAGCTCTGCGGTCTCTGCACTACGGGAGCTGGTCGTGCTCAGGATATCCTGTGAGAAAGGACTTAAAAGGGATTCCATATGGACGCAAACACAGCCTGCCAAATAGTGAGACTGtacttaaaacaacaaaattgcgGTCTGCCAAATACACTTCACACTTCGGTCAGCACAACAACTGCCAAATGCGGTGCAATATTGACTTGAACTACTGGTTGGCCAAGAATCTGGCTCGAATCGGTGATTAGCTACTTTGGAAAAGTCAAAGTAGCCTTCAAATGCCAATGAATGATGTAGACCTACTTGTGGCTCGGGTTGGAAAACAACTGTGGACTATTTATCCACTTGAGGAACTACTGGAATAGCAACTGGAAGAAGTTAAAACTGGAAAGTTGAATTCGGACTCTCAAAGAGCAACTGGAAATATGAAGCTCAGGACTTCCAGAAAAGTATAAAATACGAGTAACTATTACAAATTCATCTCAAGGTATAATCTGTACATTGTCCAAGCTACTTAAACACTCCAAGTTtattatatagtaaaatatcaGCTGGCTAGATATGAAACCAAGGAGTGAAAGCACTTACAAAATAGTCATTTGGACACTTACCATGGTAATATGATGGTATTCGTTGAAGTACTTTGGAGTACCATGTATATACCATGGTATATGAATATGGTAATCCATCTGATACCATGGTACCGTCTCAGTACTTTTTTGTAAGGATCTCTCAGTATCATGTACATTATTTAATTGGTGCAAAAACACTGGATTGACATACACTGGAGATTATCAACTATGAAGTGCTGAAAGCACTTAATGTTCGCATGTCGGTAGATGCACGGTCAACTAGTACctaattcaatatttaaatgcaaataagaagATTGTGTTTAGCCATAAATGAGGTTACCGTGAAATACTCCCATCCTGTAGGAGGCGGTATGGAGTGCTCTGTCATTTTATGCCTGCTGTTCCCAAACGTCCGTCTGTGCATTCAGCTGCTTCTGGAATCTTGTAAAgctataaaataactgtttgtaAATGATGCATTTCTTTTCTGGCTTTTTACGTAACTTATTTATAAAAGGTAGATGCTCTACCCATCTGCTTCCAAGagtaattaattgttatttgttttgatggaaattattgttaatgtaataatgctattttaatataaatataaaaagtgttaaatttattattggattgatgttgttgtttttttgttctttttttcaccTCCAATCGAATTTTGCAAAATCTTTTACGATTTTACTAATATGatgataattttatttaccCTCCCACACTGTAaagaaacaatttgttgagtcaacttaaaataatttgtaagctagctgccttaaaattttaagttcagtcaactcaataaagtttattcaacttttaattaattttaagttgattcaactcaaatatctaagttgtcaatTAGTATAATTtcaaggcagctgggttacttacccatctgttaagtttagcaaacacaaatatctaagttgttacttagtacaacttaacatttcaagttgactaaacttattttagttgactgaacttaaaattttaaggcagcagggtaacaaattattttaagctgactcaacaaattgtgtttattttttacagtgcaactgGAAGTGTATTCATTCAAAGATGACCATGGCTATGGTTTCTAAAGTGGCATATGCATAGCATAAGAGTCTCAagacatgtttttaaaagttgaaCTATTTTAAACTACATAAATGGTCACAAAACATTGTCCTCAAGACCCTCACGAAACAGCAAGATGTAACATCAAAATATTCAGAGCTATTTTATAAGACAATGGATGTATTTTTCCTTGGATTCTTAGCATGCTAGCAGTTTACTGTTACTGTTAGCATGCTAAAATCCTCTCATAAAAATTCTATCTCTAAATTCtccccaaaataaaaacaaataaataaaagctgtgactgtttacactaagtgaaaatagctatagatgctatttacactgtgTGCAAAAAACAGTGGATTCTATTTAcattaagtgcaaatagcagtattttttagcgatatgctatttacactaagtatgaatagctatagattctatttacactgttaaaatagcagggttttctgctatttatactacttattgcaaatagtggcagTTATATGCACCTCAgcattgtagtacattataaaactgtATGCAGTAATAATGTATTCagagtaaattataattttaattcaaattattaaatggatgcacCTTATTGAAACAATAAAACCTAcccgatactttattttcaacttttcgattatttccttcattttaattgaaaataaatg encodes the following:
- the si:ch211-79m20.1 gene encoding uncharacterized protein si:ch211-79m20.1; translation: MMSSRLLLLVLAALAACLRSGRAQEDPLPPSLVDLVMNSPISSVDDLKRLLDVESVEEDDEKPENEMHSNGTHKRLPRSLNVQVAQQAMCKVRTEVMEVTRSMLDRRNANFLLWPPCVEVQRCSGCCNTHVIQCVPVTTETRHLQMTKIQFINRQPVYEKVIIPVEDHVTCSCQSRVPAHSPRLQTTPLPPPKLHPKVTLPKTQSKEELHRNDELKHNQRLHLEDKESQELQWQSKYTVTHTQGYRQSPFQHTLTHTPVYTSRGDIPTRQTTLGNPHMMSDTTQTEEVEPMKSEHSGDGITKKTQQQEDQQTKPYQTTPQQPKNNPSHTSVQSEHSMPHNSQLDGLSRTYSHVEVIGQSSGLSEVLNHHSDQSEVRKHHHHHHQSEASNQNKHEKEQQQEETQRFLRHQHHRHHQPHQHTTQAVSQQQTSTQRTVTKSPPTTPSAPQTPPPLQPPRKRRRKHRRRMSKASMRAMIMVMS